One region of Aeromicrobium sp. Sec7.5 genomic DNA includes:
- a CDS encoding DUF808 domain-containing protein has product MAGGIVALLDDVAALARLAAASIDDVGAAAGRASAKAAGVVVDDAAVTPRYVQGLKPERELAIIGKIARGSIINKLVFILPAALLLSQFAPWLLTPILMLGGTYLCFEGAEKIWEKVSGHGHGTDEPASISGPEQEKSVISGAVRTDFILSAEIMVISLNEVTDEPFLSRAAILVIVALGITALVYGVVGLIVKMDDIGLALTERASTMAQTVGRGLVRGMPIVLATLATVGIAAMLWVGGHILLVGADDLGWHGPYGIVHDLEDAVHDATAGAGAVLGWLTNTLASALVGLVVGAVVVAVMHVVPRKTATH; this is encoded by the coding sequence ATGGCCGGCGGGATCGTCGCCCTGCTCGACGACGTCGCTGCCCTGGCGCGTCTCGCCGCCGCCTCGATCGACGACGTCGGCGCCGCAGCGGGCCGGGCCAGCGCGAAGGCTGCGGGCGTCGTGGTCGACGACGCCGCCGTCACGCCGCGCTACGTCCAGGGCCTCAAGCCCGAGCGCGAGCTGGCGATCATCGGCAAGATCGCGCGCGGCTCGATCATCAACAAGCTCGTGTTCATCCTTCCGGCGGCGCTCCTGCTGAGCCAGTTCGCCCCGTGGCTGCTCACGCCGATCCTGATGCTCGGCGGCACCTACCTGTGCTTCGAGGGTGCCGAGAAGATCTGGGAGAAGGTGTCGGGGCACGGCCACGGCACCGACGAACCCGCCAGCATCTCCGGTCCCGAGCAGGAGAAGTCGGTCATCTCGGGCGCCGTGCGCACCGACTTCATCCTCTCGGCCGAGATCATGGTCATCTCCCTCAACGAGGTCACCGACGAGCCCTTCCTGAGCCGCGCCGCCATCCTCGTGATCGTGGCGCTCGGCATCACGGCGCTCGTCTACGGCGTCGTCGGCCTCATCGTCAAGATGGACGACATCGGCCTCGCCCTGACCGAGCGGGCCTCGACGATGGCGCAGACCGTCGGCCGCGGACTCGTGCGCGGCATGCCCATCGTGCTCGCCACCCTGGCCACGGTCGGCATCGCCGCGATGCTCTGGGTGGGTGGCCACATCCTCCTGGTCGGTGCCGACGACCTCGGCTGGCACGGGCCCTACGGCATCGTCCATGACCTCGAGGACGCGGTGCACGACGCCACGGCCGGGGCCGGTGCGGTGCTCGGCTGGCTGACCAACACGCTGGCCTCGGCGCTCGTGGGACTGGTCGTCGGGGCCGTGGTCGTCGCGGTGATGCACGTGGTCCCGCGCAAGACCGCGACCCACTGA
- a CDS encoding type II toxin-antitoxin system Phd/YefM family antitoxin: MSITVGAYEAKTHLSKLIAAVEQGETVVITRHGKEVAHLTPPPKRVRSVSEALEELHELSKGITLGPDVTLKELIEEGRRW; the protein is encoded by the coding sequence ATGAGCATCACCGTCGGGGCCTATGAGGCGAAGACCCATCTGTCCAAGCTGATTGCAGCCGTTGAGCAGGGCGAGACCGTCGTCATCACCCGCCATGGCAAGGAGGTTGCCCACCTGACGCCGCCACCCAAGCGCGTGCGCAGTGTCAGTGAGGCGCTGGAGGAGCTCCACGAGCTGAGCAAAGGCATCACGCTCGGGCCGGACGTCACGCTCAAGGAGCTGATCGAGGAAGGTCGTCGGTGGTGA
- a CDS encoding type II toxin-antitoxin system VapC family toxin: MSFVLDVSSALPLVYSDESGDDTQRLRQALADGAVAYVPTLWRYELCSALRQGERRGRITADQSTGSLDLFADLPIEEVDTSAAAYALLGAARIHELTAYDTAYLLLAQRLALPLATRDERLRQAAESGEVDLF; encoded by the coding sequence GTGAGCTTCGTGCTGGACGTGTCGAGCGCCTTGCCGCTGGTGTACTCCGACGAGTCGGGAGACGACACCCAGAGACTCCGCCAGGCCTTAGCCGACGGCGCGGTGGCTTACGTACCCACGTTGTGGCGCTACGAGCTGTGCAGTGCTCTGCGCCAGGGGGAGCGCCGGGGTCGGATCACCGCGGATCAGTCGACCGGCAGCCTCGACCTGTTCGCCGACCTGCCGATCGAGGAGGTCGACACCTCGGCGGCGGCGTACGCGCTCCTGGGAGCCGCGCGGATCCACGAGCTGACTGCCTACGACACGGCCTACCTGCTCCTGGCGCAGCGCCTCGCGCTACCGCTCGCGACACGCGACGAGCGACTGCGACAGGCCGCCGAGTCCGGCGAGGTCGACCTGTTCTGA
- a CDS encoding pyridoxamine 5'-phosphate oxidase family protein gives MGKIFDSIDDNLRAWIEAQPMWFVATAPLAGDGHVNMSPRGHDAFAFLDPHRVGWVDYTGSGVETIAHIRENRRVCLMFNSFGQRPRIVRLHGQGSVHLPGEPGFDEVVALKPEHPSTRAVITVDVTRISDSCGWGVPVMEMTGERDLIRQHAEKKGPDGLDQYRAQKNARSIDGLPGLPGLPV, from the coding sequence ATGGGCAAGATCTTCGACTCGATCGACGACAACCTGCGGGCCTGGATCGAGGCGCAGCCGATGTGGTTCGTCGCCACGGCTCCGCTCGCGGGGGACGGGCACGTGAACATGTCGCCGCGGGGTCACGACGCGTTCGCGTTCCTCGATCCCCATCGCGTCGGCTGGGTCGACTACACCGGCAGTGGCGTCGAGACCATCGCCCACATCCGCGAGAACCGTCGCGTGTGCCTGATGTTCAACTCGTTCGGCCAGCGGCCGCGCATCGTCCGCCTGCACGGGCAGGGGTCGGTGCACCTGCCGGGGGAGCCGGGGTTCGACGAGGTGGTGGCCCTCAAGCCGGAGCACCCCAGCACGCGAGCGGTGATCACGGTCGACGTCACCCGCATCAGCGACTCGTGCGGATGGGGTGTCCCGGTCATGGAGATGACGGGGGAACGCGATCTGATCCGCCAGCACGCCGAGAAGAAGGGCCCGGACGGGCTGGACCAGTACCGCGCCCAGAAGAATGCCCGGAGCATCGACGGACTGCCCGGCCTGCCTGGCCTGCCGGTCTGA
- a CDS encoding LysR family transcriptional regulator ArgP, with the protein MDPSLALTLAAVVDEGTLDGAARRLHLTPSAVSQRLKTLEAQLGQRLLVRSRPVRATESGEAVVRFARRYAVLEHEALRDLGADGAGALIRMTVGANADSLATWILAPVARFASAHDVEVDLVRLDQDRTVDLLESGAALAAVTSQREPVAGCRSTPLGHMAFTAMAAPAWVERWLPDGLAADRLAAAPRVDFDRDDTLQLDWLHHHGVDGSHSPRHLVPSTHDIARAVELGLGWALVPEGQGEELAATGRLTPLGGPTITTPLFWQRWKGGSSLLDALSDEIVTAATRDLRAA; encoded by the coding sequence ATGGATCCGAGCCTGGCCCTGACCCTCGCCGCCGTCGTCGACGAGGGCACCCTCGACGGTGCCGCACGTCGACTCCACCTCACGCCATCGGCCGTGAGCCAGCGCCTCAAGACCTTGGAGGCACAGCTCGGCCAGCGCCTGCTGGTCCGGTCTCGTCCGGTCCGTGCGACCGAGTCCGGGGAGGCGGTGGTGCGGTTCGCACGCCGCTACGCCGTCCTCGAGCACGAGGCATTGCGGGACCTGGGGGCCGACGGCGCGGGCGCGCTCATCCGCATGACCGTGGGGGCCAACGCCGACTCGCTCGCCACCTGGATCCTCGCCCCGGTGGCGCGGTTCGCATCGGCGCACGACGTCGAGGTCGACCTGGTGCGTCTCGACCAGGACCGGACGGTCGACCTGCTCGAGTCGGGCGCCGCGCTGGCCGCGGTGACCTCGCAGCGCGAGCCGGTGGCGGGGTGTCGCTCCACTCCCCTGGGCCACATGGCGTTCACGGCCATGGCGGCACCGGCCTGGGTCGAACGCTGGCTACCGGACGGACTCGCCGCCGACCGACTCGCCGCGGCACCCCGCGTCGACTTCGATCGTGACGACACGCTGCAGCTCGACTGGCTGCACCACCACGGGGTCGACGGGAGCCACTCGCCCCGGCACCTCGTGCCCTCGACCCACGACATCGCGCGCGCCGTCGAGCTCGGACTCGGCTGGGCCCTCGTCCCGGAGGGCCAGGGCGAGGAGCTGGCCGCGACGGGCCGGCTCACGCCCCTCGGGGGCCCGACCATCACCACTCCCCTGTTCTGGCAGCGCTGGAAGGGCGGGTCGAGCCTGCTCGACGCCCTCTCCGACGAGATCGTCACGGCGGCGACTCGGGACCTGCGCGCTGCCTGA
- a CDS encoding HpcH/HpaI aldolase/citrate lyase family protein: MTAVQVDPSPTVPVSMARSWRLVSAASIGAAGAAELTAADVTLLDLEAGCPDDLKSTGRDAIARHADAVDADAVDMGAVDTGAGSAVWIRLNGATTRDWTDDVALAAGHPGITGVMLAMTESGDEVRATLDAVGKPVVAMVETARAFVHLGEIATSGAARIAFGTGDFRRDLGIGNDPTALLHARSQLVLMSRGHDLPPPIDGPTVVDDAETTRADSVHARSLGMTGRLCLSHTHTIVVNEVFAPSSTDVHAARALLAAPPEGYAGAVAPRLAHARQVLHRAGVFGVDC; the protein is encoded by the coding sequence GTGACCGCCGTCCAGGTTGACCCTTCCCCCACCGTCCCCGTGTCGATGGCGCGCTCGTGGCGCCTCGTCTCCGCCGCGTCCATCGGCGCCGCCGGGGCCGCGGAGCTGACCGCGGCCGACGTGACGCTGCTCGACCTGGAGGCCGGTTGCCCCGACGACCTCAAGTCCACGGGACGCGACGCGATCGCCCGCCACGCCGACGCAGTGGACGCCGACGCAGTGGACATGGGCGCAGTGGACACCGGCGCCGGGAGCGCCGTCTGGATCCGGCTCAACGGCGCGACCACGCGGGACTGGACCGACGACGTCGCCCTCGCGGCCGGACATCCCGGCATCACGGGCGTCATGCTGGCGATGACCGAGTCCGGCGACGAGGTCCGCGCGACGCTCGACGCTGTCGGCAAGCCGGTCGTCGCGATGGTCGAGACGGCCCGTGCCTTCGTGCACCTGGGTGAGATCGCGACCTCGGGCGCCGCCCGCATCGCCTTCGGCACCGGTGACTTCCGGCGCGATCTCGGCATCGGCAACGACCCGACCGCCCTGCTGCACGCGCGGTCGCAGCTGGTCCTCATGAGCCGGGGCCACGACCTCCCGCCACCGATCGACGGGCCCACCGTCGTCGACGACGCCGAGACGACCCGGGCCGACTCGGTGCACGCCCGCTCGCTCGGCATGACCGGGCGGCTGTGCCTCAGCCACACGCACACCATCGTGGTCAACGAGGTCTTCGCCCCCTCGTCCACCGACGTCCACGCCGCCCGCGCGCTCTTGGCAGCGCCGCCGGAGGGCTACGCCGGCGCGGTCGCACCCCGCCTCGCGCACGCCCGCCAGGTGCTGCACCGTGCCGGCGTGTTCGGCGTCGACTGCTGA
- a CDS encoding phytoene desaturase family protein: MTDAVVVGSGPNGLTAAIRLAQAGVHVTVLEASDRPGGGTRTSELTLPGVLHDDCAAFHPTGVVSPFLASLDLQRFGLTWDYPDVDLAHPLDDGRAGLISRDMAVTRESLGVDGDRWARSLGAQARNFDKLVEEVFRPIVHVPKHPIALGRFGVQALLPATWAVKRWRDEPAKALTMGVAAHAFGRLDRPLTSSIGLMLTAAGHAAGWPVAHGGSGAIPAALVALLESLGGSVRTGVEVTTHAQLEEVLGRRPDVVLLDTSPSAAVQILGDRLSGHVRRQLGRYRYGPAIHKVDFAIEGDVPWTNPGTRRAGTVHVGGSAAEVAAAEAATGRGEMPERPFLLVGQQYLADPSRSQGSVNPVWAYAHVPHGYTGDATAAVIAQIERFAPGFRDRILATAVRGTAAMESYNANYIGGDINVGANSARQVVMRPRIALDPYRLGDGLYLCSAATPPGPGVHGMCGFHAAESALRRL, encoded by the coding sequence ATGACCGACGCAGTCGTGGTGGGCAGCGGACCGAACGGTCTGACCGCCGCCATCCGCCTCGCGCAGGCCGGCGTGCACGTCACGGTCCTGGAGGCGTCGGACCGGCCTGGGGGAGGCACGCGCACCAGCGAGCTGACCCTGCCCGGGGTGCTGCACGACGACTGCGCGGCGTTCCACCCCACCGGGGTGGTGTCGCCATTCCTCGCGAGCCTCGACCTGCAGCGATTCGGGCTGACCTGGGACTACCCGGACGTCGACCTCGCGCACCCGCTCGACGACGGTCGCGCCGGTCTGATCTCGCGCGACATGGCGGTGACCCGCGAGTCGCTCGGCGTCGACGGGGACCGGTGGGCGCGGTCGCTCGGGGCGCAGGCGCGCAACTTCGACAAGCTCGTCGAGGAGGTGTTCCGCCCGATCGTGCACGTGCCGAAGCACCCGATCGCGCTCGGCCGGTTCGGCGTGCAGGCGTTGCTCCCGGCCACCTGGGCGGTCAAGCGGTGGCGTGACGAACCCGCCAAGGCCCTGACGATGGGGGTCGCCGCCCACGCGTTCGGACGCCTGGACCGGCCGTTGACCTCGTCCATCGGGCTCATGCTCACGGCCGCGGGGCATGCGGCTGGCTGGCCCGTGGCACACGGCGGTTCCGGTGCGATCCCGGCCGCCCTCGTCGCCCTGCTGGAGTCGCTGGGTGGGTCGGTGCGCACCGGTGTCGAGGTCACGACCCACGCCCAGCTCGAGGAGGTCCTCGGACGACGCCCGGACGTCGTGCTCCTCGACACCTCACCGTCGGCGGCGGTCCAGATCCTCGGGGACCGTCTGTCGGGGCACGTGCGCCGCCAGCTCGGCCGCTACCGGTACGGCCCGGCCATCCACAAGGTCGACTTCGCGATCGAGGGTGACGTTCCCTGGACCAATCCCGGAACCCGACGGGCCGGCACGGTGCACGTGGGCGGCTCGGCGGCCGAGGTCGCCGCGGCCGAGGCGGCCACGGGCCGGGGTGAGATGCCCGAGCGCCCCTTCCTGCTGGTGGGCCAGCAGTACCTGGCCGATCCCAGCCGTTCGCAGGGCTCGGTGAACCCGGTCTGGGCGTACGCCCACGTGCCGCACGGCTACACCGGCGACGCCACGGCCGCCGTGATCGCCCAGATCGAGCGATTCGCCCCGGGGTTCCGTGACCGGATCCTCGCGACGGCGGTCCGCGGGACGGCGGCCATGGAGTCGTACAACGCGAACTACATCGGTGGCGACATCAACGTGGGCGCCAATAGCGCGCGCCAGGTCGTGATGCGCCCGCGCATTGCCCTGGACCCGTACCGCCTGGGGGACGGGCTCTACCTCTGCTCGGCGGCCACCCCGCCGGGTCCCGGCGTGCACGGCATGTGCGGCTTCCACGCGGCGGAGTCGGCGCTCCGACGCCTCTAG
- a CDS encoding tautomerase family protein → MIHVMNATSSTTARKRELIAELTATYARVMQMRPDTIRVVIDELPRENWGVGGVTLADSGQDESLA, encoded by the coding sequence ATGATCCACGTCATGAACGCGACGTCCTCGACGACCGCCCGCAAGCGGGAGCTGATCGCCGAGCTCACGGCCACCTATGCGCGGGTGATGCAGATGCGTCCGGACACGATCCGTGTCGTGATCGACGAGCTGCCGCGGGAGAACTGGGGAGTCGGCGGCGTGACCCTCGCCGACTCCGGCCAGGACGAGTCGCTCGCGTGA
- a CDS encoding DUF3556 domain-containing protein, with amino-acid sequence MGFMTPNSPPVDPEEFLRRPFLDRIKILTLFWADNGFGSPTVFHVVYILKLVVLYGLGGLLIVSWTSDLGGLGEFTSWWDEPIVYQKLVLWTLLLETVGLAGTWGPLAGHFKPMTGGALYWLRPGTIRMAPWGRRVPGTGGDTRTPFDVLLYAAVLASLVVALVLPGVQDDDLTAALGAGTAGLVRTELWVAAGLLLVLMGLRDKVIFLAARGEQYLPVIVFSAVLPFTDMVIAYKLLIVSVWLGAGFSKFGHHFANVVPPMMSNAPTMPTRAMRRMHYRDVEGEDLLPSRFAKVMGHVGGTTVELGIPLVLLFTTTPEIALAGAAFMAFFHVFILLAFPLAVPLEWNVLFGYLAIFLFVGYPNGDGFGLFDFSEPWMLPAIAGALLFFPVLGNLRPDLVSFLPAMRQYAGNWASGTWAMKPGIEQRLNELTKPAKNQVEQLQAFGFEPDVAEITMQMTLAWRAMHSQGRGLYSVLFRHVDDVDAHVIREAEFLCNSILGWNFGCGHLHDERLIEAIQRRLHLQPGDLRVMWVESQAVHSPVQHYRVIDAALGVVERGHWNVAEAVAQQPWLPNGPIALEVDWVMPGYTPGEGHVAGDTASVGG; translated from the coding sequence ATGGGATTCATGACGCCGAACTCGCCACCGGTCGATCCGGAGGAGTTCCTCCGCCGGCCCTTCCTCGACCGGATCAAGATCCTGACGCTGTTCTGGGCCGACAACGGATTCGGTTCGCCGACGGTCTTCCACGTGGTCTACATCCTCAAGCTCGTCGTCCTCTACGGGCTCGGCGGCCTGCTGATCGTCTCGTGGACCTCGGACCTGGGCGGTCTGGGGGAGTTCACCTCCTGGTGGGACGAGCCGATCGTCTACCAGAAGCTCGTGCTCTGGACCTTGCTCCTGGAGACCGTCGGCCTCGCCGGCACCTGGGGTCCGCTCGCCGGTCACTTCAAGCCCATGACCGGCGGAGCGCTCTACTGGCTCCGGCCCGGCACGATCCGGATGGCGCCCTGGGGACGTCGAGTCCCCGGAACGGGCGGTGACACCCGCACGCCGTTCGACGTCCTGCTCTACGCCGCGGTGCTCGCGAGCCTCGTCGTGGCGCTGGTGCTGCCCGGGGTCCAGGACGACGACCTCACCGCGGCACTCGGCGCGGGGACGGCCGGACTGGTGCGGACCGAGCTGTGGGTCGCCGCCGGCCTCCTGCTCGTGCTGATGGGCCTGCGCGACAAGGTCATCTTCCTGGCGGCCCGCGGCGAGCAGTACCTGCCGGTCATCGTGTTCTCGGCCGTGCTGCCGTTCACCGACATGGTCATCGCGTACAAGCTGCTGATCGTCTCGGTGTGGCTGGGAGCGGGCTTCTCGAAGTTCGGCCACCACTTCGCCAACGTGGTGCCGCCCATGATGTCCAACGCCCCGACGATGCCGACCCGGGCGATGCGCCGGATGCACTACCGCGACGTCGAGGGCGAGGACCTGCTGCCCTCACGCTTCGCGAAGGTCATGGGGCACGTGGGCGGCACGACGGTCGAGCTCGGGATCCCGCTCGTGCTCCTGTTCACGACCACCCCCGAGATCGCCCTCGCCGGGGCGGCCTTCATGGCCTTCTTCCACGTCTTCATCCTGCTGGCCTTCCCGCTCGCGGTGCCGCTCGAGTGGAACGTGCTGTTCGGGTACCTCGCGATCTTCCTGTTCGTGGGGTACCCGAACGGTGACGGGTTCGGACTCTTCGACTTCTCGGAGCCGTGGATGCTGCCGGCCATCGCCGGCGCACTGCTGTTCTTCCCCGTGCTGGGCAACCTGCGTCCCGATCTCGTGTCGTTCCTCCCGGCGATGCGCCAGTACGCCGGCAACTGGGCGTCGGGCACGTGGGCCATGAAGCCGGGGATCGAGCAGCGGCTCAACGAGCTGACCAAGCCCGCCAAGAACCAGGTCGAGCAGCTGCAGGCCTTCGGCTTCGAGCCGGACGTCGCGGAGATCACGATGCAGATGACGCTGGCCTGGCGGGCGATGCACAGCCAGGGCCGGGGCCTCTACTCCGTGCTGTTCCGGCACGTCGACGACGTCGACGCCCACGTGATCCGCGAGGCGGAGTTCCTCTGCAACTCGATCCTGGGCTGGAACTTCGGGTGCGGCCACCTGCACGACGAGCGCCTGATCGAGGCGATCCAGCGCCGGCTGCACCTGCAGCCGGGCGACCTCCGGGTCATGTGGGTCGAGTCGCAGGCGGTGCACTCGCCCGTACAGCACTACCGGGTCATCGACGCAGCCCTCGGCGTGGTCGAGCGTGGGCACTGGAACGTCGCGGAGGCCGTGGCCCAGCAGCCGTGGCTGCCGAACGGTCCCATCGCGTTGGAGGTGGACTGGGTCATGCCGGGGTACACCCCCGGGGAGGGTCACGTGGCGGGGGATACTGCCTCCGTCGGCGGGTGA
- a CDS encoding zinc-binding dehydrogenase, with product MVLTRFGGPEVLELRDVASPEPGPGEVVVDVAAVSLNNTDVWTRAGAYGTTEPAGWLGPIDFPRVQGADVCGHVARIGEGVSEDLLGQRVLIDPVVRYSDGPERLVESVLGSEVDGGYAEQVVVRADRVHDVTGSPLSDEQLACLPISYGTATGMLERANVGSGETILVTGASGGVGLALVGLAAARGARVIALSSRDKAAAVQEAGADVVVDRGGGDVGEQLADLVPAGLDAVADVVGGGLVAVAMPHVRPGGRWVVAGAVSGPVIELDLRQLYLRSISLLGSTMHTPEQFEVLVSAARAGQVRPVVARTFPLEEVRAAHEEFERREHVGKLVLQP from the coding sequence GTGGTGCTGACTCGGTTCGGAGGTCCTGAGGTCCTCGAGCTTCGCGACGTCGCCAGCCCCGAGCCGGGGCCGGGTGAGGTCGTCGTGGACGTCGCGGCGGTCTCGCTCAACAACACCGACGTCTGGACGAGGGCGGGGGCCTACGGCACCACCGAGCCCGCTGGCTGGCTCGGGCCGATCGACTTCCCTCGTGTGCAGGGCGCTGACGTGTGTGGTCACGTGGCGCGGATCGGTGAGGGCGTGTCCGAGGATCTGCTGGGGCAACGGGTGCTGATCGATCCGGTGGTGCGCTACTCGGACGGGCCGGAGCGCCTGGTCGAGTCGGTGCTGGGCAGCGAGGTCGACGGCGGGTACGCCGAACAGGTGGTGGTGCGGGCCGACCGCGTCCACGACGTGACGGGTTCGCCGTTGAGTGATGAGCAGCTGGCGTGCCTACCGATCTCCTACGGGACGGCCACCGGCATGCTCGAGCGCGCGAACGTGGGGTCGGGGGAGACGATCCTGGTCACCGGAGCCTCCGGCGGAGTGGGACTGGCGCTGGTCGGCCTCGCCGCCGCGCGCGGGGCCCGGGTGATCGCCTTGAGCTCGCGCGACAAGGCCGCCGCCGTCCAGGAGGCCGGCGCGGACGTCGTGGTCGACCGTGGTGGGGGTGACGTCGGCGAGCAGCTGGCGGATCTCGTCCCGGCCGGTCTGGACGCCGTGGCCGATGTCGTCGGCGGGGGTCTGGTGGCGGTGGCGATGCCGCACGTGCGCCCTGGCGGTCGCTGGGTGGTCGCTGGTGCGGTGTCGGGCCCGGTGATCGAGCTCGACCTGCGTCAGCTCTACCTCCGGTCGATCTCGTTGCTCGGTTCGACCATGCACACCCCGGAGCAGTTCGAGGTGCTCGTCTCGGCGGCCCGTGCCGGCCAGGTTCGGCCCGTCGTGGCGCGCACCTTCCCGCTCGAGGAGGTCCGCGCCGCTCACGAGGAGTTCGAGCGGCGTGAGCACGTGGGCAAGCTCGTGCTGCAGCCCTGA
- a CDS encoding LysE/ArgO family amino acid transporter codes for MLTVVPGFFVMLSLILAIGAQNVFVLRQGIRREHVGLVIAICAVSDAVLVAAGVAGLGRLVEAVPWLVDGARLGGAAFLLGYAALAARRAIVGGNELVPADGGVPDGAVGGAVAVRSRTATVAATAVALTWLNPHVYLDTVFLLGSVATTHGDDRWWFALGAAAGSVTWFTTLGFGARHLSGVLRTPRSWQVLDGVIAVVMVVIAVSLLRG; via the coding sequence ATGCTGACCGTCGTCCCGGGCTTCTTCGTCATGTTGTCGCTGATCCTCGCGATCGGTGCGCAGAACGTGTTCGTGCTGCGGCAAGGGATCCGCCGCGAGCACGTGGGCCTGGTGATCGCGATCTGTGCCGTCTCGGACGCCGTGCTGGTCGCCGCCGGGGTCGCCGGACTGGGACGCCTCGTGGAGGCGGTGCCCTGGCTCGTCGACGGCGCACGCCTGGGGGGAGCGGCGTTCCTGCTCGGCTACGCGGCCCTCGCCGCCCGCCGGGCGATCGTGGGCGGGAACGAGCTCGTCCCGGCCGACGGGGGAGTGCCCGATGGCGCGGTCGGCGGCGCCGTGGCGGTCCGCTCGCGCACGGCGACCGTCGCCGCGACGGCCGTGGCCCTGACCTGGCTCAACCCGCACGTGTACCTCGACACGGTCTTCCTGCTCGGCTCGGTGGCCACGACGCACGGCGACGACCGCTGGTGGTTCGCCCTCGGGGCGGCCGCGGGAAGTGTCACCTGGTTCACGACCCTCGGCTTCGGGGCCCGCCACCTCAGCGGCGTGCTCCGGACCCCGCGTTCCTGGCAGGTGCTCGACGGGGTCATCGCCGTCGTCATGGTCGTCATCGCGGTCTCGCTGCTCCGGGGGTGA
- a CDS encoding PucR family transcriptional regulator: MSSDTTTAPDADATALIEALGSRMAGDLESLTRQLREHLAERILPLQGDEQLLQLLGASVESNLESLVHLLRYDLPVADSHAPAAARAYARRLAQRGIGVTALIRAYRLGQELMTGWAFEQLAAMASDPVVALRAERLFSELTFRFIDSISEQVVGEYETERARRQAQRNTMRVAMVEELVAGRTIDVATAEQAIGHRLRQHHLAVIAWCAEADSQANPVASLEHAIDTLVRAVGASSTPLVLPRERTMAWAWLPLGRGLEPELGQVLLEPSLSAIGGGVRLAAGRPGSGAGGFRTSHLEASRAHRLAVAAGSHAAAVTSFLRSDVRTATMLAQDLESTRQLVAGTLGRLSHDTDGARRLRETLQAFLHHRGSFVATGGHLHLHKNTVKYRIDKAVEELGHPIEQERLELEIALVAADQLGPVVLQQT; the protein is encoded by the coding sequence ATGAGTTCGGACACCACCACGGCGCCGGACGCCGACGCGACCGCCCTCATCGAGGCGCTCGGATCGAGGATGGCGGGCGACCTGGAGTCGCTGACTCGTCAGCTCCGCGAGCACCTGGCCGAGCGCATCCTGCCGCTGCAGGGCGACGAGCAGCTGCTGCAGCTGCTCGGTGCGAGCGTGGAGTCCAACCTCGAGAGCCTCGTCCACCTCCTGCGCTACGACCTCCCGGTCGCGGATTCGCACGCGCCGGCGGCGGCCCGCGCCTACGCCCGGCGCCTCGCGCAGCGTGGCATCGGCGTCACGGCGCTGATCCGCGCGTACCGACTCGGCCAGGAGCTCATGACGGGATGGGCCTTCGAGCAGCTCGCGGCGATGGCCTCCGACCCGGTCGTGGCGCTGCGGGCGGAGCGGCTGTTCTCCGAGCTCACCTTCCGCTTCATCGACTCGATCTCCGAGCAGGTCGTCGGGGAGTACGAGACCGAGCGCGCGCGCCGTCAGGCCCAGCGCAACACCATGCGGGTCGCCATGGTCGAGGAGCTGGTCGCCGGCCGGACGATCGACGTGGCGACGGCCGAGCAGGCGATCGGGCACCGGCTCCGCCAGCACCACCTCGCCGTCATCGCCTGGTGCGCCGAGGCGGACTCGCAGGCCAACCCTGTGGCCAGCCTCGAGCACGCGATCGACACCCTCGTCCGGGCCGTGGGTGCCTCGTCGACGCCCCTGGTCCTGCCCCGTGAGCGCACCATGGCGTGGGCGTGGCTGCCCCTGGGTCGCGGCCTGGAACCCGAGCTCGGTCAGGTCCTGCTCGAGCCGTCGCTGTCGGCGATCGGCGGCGGGGTCAGGCTCGCCGCCGGCCGGCCCGGCAGCGGAGCCGGCGGCTTTCGCACGAGTCACCTGGAGGCGTCACGAGCGCACCGCCTGGCCGTCGCCGCCGGCTCCCACGCCGCAGCCGTCACCTCGTTCCTCCGCTCGGACGTCAGGACCGCGACGATGCTCGCCCAGGACCTGGAGTCGACCCGGCAGCTCGTGGCCGGGACCCTGGGCCGGCTCTCGCACGACACCGACGGCGCTCGTCGCCTGCGGGAGACCCTGCAGGCGTTTCTCCACCACCGGGGCAGCTTCGTCGCGACCGGAGGGCACCTTCACCTCCACAAGAACACCGTGAAGTACCGGATCGACAAGGCGGTCGAGGAACTGGGCCACCCGATCGAGCAGGAACGACTCGAGCTGGAGATCGCCCTGGTGGCGGCGGACCAGCTGGGCCCGGTGGTCCTCCAGCAGACCTGA